From Echinicola jeungdonensis, the proteins below share one genomic window:
- a CDS encoding outer membrane lipoprotein-sorting protein, with protein sequence MKTTVGILFLFLSFFANAQDATEIIKKVDQKMRGNSSSSNMTMKIIRPDWSREISMKGWTLGTNYSLILITAPARDQGTAFLKRDKEIWNWQPTIDRVVKLPPSMMSQSWMGSDFTNDDLVKESSVVHDYHHFIRGDSTIKGYDCWKLELIPKEDAAVVWGSIELFVSKKDYIELLIRYYDEEGYLINTMILSEIKEMDGRIIPTKMEMIPAETPKQRTVIIYNNIDFDIDVDESFFSIQKMKRIR encoded by the coding sequence ATGAAAACAACCGTAGGAATACTTTTTCTTTTTTTATCCTTTTTCGCCAATGCCCAGGATGCTACCGAGATCATCAAAAAGGTAGATCAAAAAATGAGGGGAAACTCTTCCTCATCCAACATGACCATGAAGATTATCCGGCCAGATTGGTCCAGGGAAATATCAATGAAAGGTTGGACCTTGGGCACTAATTATTCTTTGATATTGATCACAGCACCTGCACGAGACCAGGGTACTGCCTTCCTTAAACGGGATAAGGAAATATGGAACTGGCAACCCACCATTGACCGGGTGGTTAAGTTACCTCCCTCTATGATGAGTCAATCCTGGATGGGGTCAGATTTTACCAATGATGATTTGGTTAAGGAATCCTCCGTTGTACACGATTATCACCATTTTATCCGAGGGGATTCTACCATCAAGGGGTACGATTGCTGGAAACTTGAACTTATTCCTAAGGAAGATGCAGCGGTGGTCTGGGGTTCTATTGAGTTATTTGTCTCAAAAAAGGATTATATCGAACTTTTGATCCGGTATTATGACGAGGAGGGATATCTTATCAATACCATGATCCTTTCCGAAATCAAGGAAATGGATGGAAGGATTATCCCCACCAAAATGGAAATGATCCCTGCTGAAACCCCCAAACAACGAACGGTTATCATTTATAATAATATCGACTTTGATATCGATGTCGATGAAAGTTTTTTCTCCATTCAAAAAATGAAACGCATACGCTGA
- a CDS encoding flavodoxin family protein: MKEVMDKIDFSGLKAMYVNCTLKRTPEVSHTKGLMDVSINIMKKEGVEVKQIRLVDYEVASGVYPDMKEFGWEKDEWPELFKDIFDADILIIGTPIWLGQKSSVCQKLIERLYSMSGKKNEKGQYLYYGKVGGCIITGNEDGAKHCAMGILYAMQHIGYSIPPQADCAWLGEIGPGPSYLDKGSNAFENDFTNRNTTFMTYNLMHLAKILKENQGYPPYGNSRKDWDEGTRWNFQNPEKG, translated from the coding sequence ATGAAAGAAGTTATGGATAAAATTGATTTTTCAGGACTTAAAGCAATGTATGTTAATTGTACATTAAAGAGAACTCCGGAGGTAAGCCACACAAAGGGGTTAATGGATGTTTCAATAAACATTATGAAAAAGGAGGGAGTTGAGGTTAAGCAGATCCGGTTGGTGGATTATGAAGTGGCATCAGGGGTTTATCCGGATATGAAAGAATTTGGCTGGGAAAAGGATGAATGGCCTGAATTATTCAAGGATATTTTTGATGCTGATATTTTAATAATCGGGACTCCCATTTGGCTTGGCCAAAAATCCTCAGTTTGCCAAAAGCTGATCGAAAGGCTTTATAGTATGAGTGGTAAAAAAAATGAAAAAGGCCAATATTTATATTATGGCAAGGTGGGGGGCTGCATTATTACCGGAAATGAAGATGGTGCAAAACACTGTGCCATGGGGATATTGTATGCCATGCAACATATCGGGTATTCTATCCCTCCACAGGCAGATTGTGCCTGGCTTGGTGAAATTGGACCTGGGCCTAGTTATTTGGATAAGGGGTCAAATGCTTTTGAGAATGACTTTACCAACCGAAACACCACATTCATGACATATAACTTAATGCATCTGGCCAAAATATTAAAAGAAAACCAAGGTTACCCACCATATGGAAATTCGAGAAAGGACTGGGATGAAGGTACCCGTTGGAATTTTCAAAATCCTGAGAAAGGCTGA
- a CDS encoding ABC transporter permease has product MLLKLAWRNIWRNKRRTVITVVSIAFAVILSSVMRSMQLGSYERMIDNSVRFLTGYIQVHKKGYWDEQVIDNAFEPPPQLKEKIGAIENVEAAVPRLESFALASYQTQTKGAMIIGIDPEKESSLSGVEEKIVEGEIFDINDQQVLVGNGLADYLKLGIGDTIVLISQGYHGVNAAGKYPVSGLVKFGLPQLTNQVVFMPLPAAQYFFGADQLLTALAVVTDHPKHVGSIQSAIQQEVDTTELEVLNWKIMMPELIQGIEIDNISGIIMLLLLYVVIGFGMFGTFLMMTTERMYEFGVLLSVGMRRYKLQLVIFAEIIMLAMIAVLVGFALSLPVISYFYKHPITLPEEYKDAFEKFGIEPIYVFSLEPVVFTSQAWVVFFMALVLGSYPLYKIWKLDPVTAMKEGR; this is encoded by the coding sequence ATGCTGCTAAAACTTGCCTGGCGAAATATTTGGAGAAATAAGAGAAGGACAGTGATTACCGTCGTAAGCATTGCGTTTGCGGTCATTTTGTCCAGTGTGATGCGTTCCATGCAGTTGGGTTCCTACGAAAGGATGATCGATAACAGTGTTCGTTTTTTGACAGGCTATATTCAAGTTCACAAAAAGGGATACTGGGATGAACAGGTTATCGATAATGCTTTTGAACCACCTCCCCAACTGAAGGAAAAAATAGGAGCAATAGAAAATGTAGAGGCCGCAGTACCTCGTCTGGAATCCTTTGCATTGGCATCCTACCAAACCCAAACCAAGGGGGCGATGATTATTGGAATTGATCCGGAAAAAGAATCATCCCTTTCCGGAGTGGAGGAAAAGATAGTGGAAGGGGAAATTTTTGACATAAATGATCAGCAGGTATTGGTGGGTAATGGCTTGGCTGATTACCTGAAACTCGGCATTGGTGATACTATTGTTTTAATCAGCCAGGGGTATCATGGTGTCAATGCAGCAGGAAAATACCCGGTAAGTGGATTGGTGAAATTCGGACTACCCCAATTGACCAATCAGGTGGTTTTTATGCCCCTACCCGCTGCGCAGTATTTTTTTGGAGCCGATCAACTGTTAACAGCATTGGCTGTTGTGACTGATCACCCCAAGCATGTTGGATCAATTCAGTCAGCCATTCAGCAGGAAGTGGATACTACTGAATTGGAAGTTTTGAACTGGAAAATAATGATGCCCGAACTGATACAGGGAATTGAGATAGATAATATTTCCGGGATAATTATGTTGCTTTTGCTATATGTGGTGATTGGATTTGGCATGTTTGGAACATTTTTGATGATGACTACCGAAAGGATGTATGAATTTGGAGTCCTGCTTTCAGTTGGGATGAGAAGGTATAAGTTGCAGTTGGTGATTTTTGCCGAAATCATTATGCTCGCCATGATTGCCGTGCTTGTAGGTTTTGCCTTGAGCTTGCCAGTGATCAGCTATTTTTATAAACATCCAATCACCTTGCCTGAAGAGTATAAGGATGCATTTGAAAAATTCGGCATTGAACCGATTTATGTTTTTAGTTTGGAGCCTGTAGTATTTACCAGCCAGGCTTGGGTGGTGTTTTTTATGGCGCTGGTGCTAGGAAGTTATCCATTATATAAAATCTGGAAACTAGACCCGGTAACGGCAATGAAGGAGGGAAGATAA